The Verrucomicrobiia bacterium sequence ACCAGCGCGCCGCCCTCTGGCATAAAACCGTGGAGGCCAAATGCCGCAACCAACTGGCCCTCGCCGAATCCCTGGTGCCTGAACATCCTCGCCTGCCTGAACTGCGCGCTGCCGCCCGCAGCCGCAAGCCCCACAAGGAGTCCTTTTGCGCCCGCTATTACTGGCAGGTGCTTGGCTCCGCATTGAACACCCCCGGTTTTACCCGCGGCCGCAACGCGGGCAGTTGGAACAATCTCTTGAATTATGGCTACGCCGTCCTCCTCTCCACCACCTTGCAAAAGCTGTTTGCTCTGGGCTTGGATCCCACCTTCGGCATCTCCCACGTCATTCGCGAGCGCAGCACCCCGCTGGCCTACGACCTCATGGAACCCTTCCGCCCCTGCGTGGACGGGCGCGTTATTCAATGGATGCTCGCCCACCCCGATTCCCCATCCTGGGAAGTCACCAAAGAATTCCGCCAATGGGTCACCGCTTTTGCCATCGAACGCGTCGAATACCTCGGCTTCAACCTTGACCTCCACGGCTGCATCGAAGGCGTGGTGCGCGGTTTCCGGCGGGCCGTGGTGGAAAAACAAACCAAATATTACCGCCCCTGGCTGGCCGATCATGGCTTGGGCAAAACAGAAGCACACGCATCCCGCAAACCCGCTTGACGGCCGCCCTCGATCAATCGCACAGCCTCAAGCCAAACCAGCGGCCGCGGATGGATACGGAGAAATACAAAATGGGCTGGCTTATCGTTGCCTTTGACCTGCCGGTGCTCACCCCCAAACAACGCAAGGCGGCCACCGATTTCCGCAAATTCCTGCTCAATGACGGCTATCTCATGGTGCAGCTCAGTGTCTATGCCCGCCCCTGCGTTTCCTTCGCCCGCCAGGAAACCCACATCGAACGTCTAAAAAAGGCCATCCCTCCGGAAGGCTCCGTGCGGGCCATTTTTGTGACTCGCGCCCAATGGGAACGCTCGTTCGTCATCTC is a genomic window containing:
- the cas1 gene encoding type II CRISPR-associated endonuclease Cas1, which encodes MSYHIVNIDSPQCSISCRDGQLVCKTADAERKLPLEDVAAIIITSFSASIHSHLFLQAAKHGVALILCEAFKPASLVLPARRATDTLLCRAQVALSDHQRAALWHKTVEAKCRNQLALAESLVPEHPRLPELRAAARSRKPHKESFCARYYWQVLGSALNTPGFTRGRNAGSWNNLLNYGYAVLLSTTLQKLFALGLDPTFGISHVIRERSTPLAYDLMEPFRPCVDGRVIQWMLAHPDSPSWEVTKEFRQWVTAFAIERVEYLGFNLDLHGCIEGVVRGFRRAVVEKQTKYYRPWLADHGLGKTEAHASRKPA
- the cas2 gene encoding CRISPR-associated endonuclease Cas2: MDTEKYKMGWLIVAFDLPVLTPKQRKAATDFRKFLLNDGYLMVQLSVYARPCVSFARQETHIERLKKAIPPEGSVRAIFVTRAQWERSFVISGSPATPTNPETIPEQMQFW